Genomic DNA from Enterococcus saccharolyticus subsp. saccharolyticus:
CTCAGATAAATCACCGAAACTACGAGCAACTTTGATACGTTCAATAATTTCGCCACGTTTCACAGTTTTTAGTTCTTCTAACTCTTGTTCTAACTTCTCTTTTCCTTCTATCGTCATTGGATATACTTTTTCTACCATAATAAAATCTCCTTTTACATCTCATCATTTCGCATCTCTAGAATAAACCTAGGTGTAATAAAATGGTAATCTTTTGTATAGAATCCACAAAAGATTACCACGCTTTTCAATAATTGTAAACCACTTTCTTTTAGAAAATAAGTTTAATCCGTTTTATTTGTTTTATTCACGTATTCATCAACTAATTTATTATGTTCATCTAAGTTTTCTGCATAATAAACTTTACCAGTCTCTAAATCAGCAACAAAATAATAATAATTATTTGGTGTTGGTTCTAACACTGCTTTAATTGCTTGCTCACTTGGATTATCAAATGGGCCTGGTCCATATCCTGTGTTTTTATATAAGTTATACGGTGAATCGACTTCTAAGTCTTCATAAAGAACCATCTCTTTATGCACACCTAACGCATACAAAATAGAAATATCTGATTGCAGTGGCATCCCTACTTCTAAACGATTGAAGAATACTTGTGCAATCTTCTTACGATCGTCTTCTGTAACGCCCTCTTTTTCAACTAACGACGCAATTGTTAACACTTCATGGACGTTCAATCCAGCATTTTCAATTTGTTCGTAATATTCAGCTAGCACATTATTGGTTGCTGAAACCATTTCAGTCACTAGTGTTTCAAGAGACGTACCTTTGTAAAAATCATATGTCGCTGGGAACAGATACCCTTCTAGACGATAACGAACGCCTTCAGATTTACTTGCATCTGTTAATAAATCTGGGAATTGTTCCAATAATTCATCAAAGAATTTTTCGTCTTTCATTAAAGCAATAAAATCTTTCTTCTTCAATCCAGTATGTTTTTCAATCGTATCGCCAATTTGGTCAATATCGTAACCTTCTGGAATTGTTAAACGTGCATCTGCTTGATCTGCCGCCAATCCACCATTTTGCAATAATTCGCCAATTTCATCTAATGTCATATCTGGTGATAATTGATATTTTCCAGCTTGAAAACCAGTTAAATTATTAAATTTTGTATAGTAATTAAACACCATACCACTTTTAATCACTTTTTCATCTTCTAAAATTTGACCAATCATTTTGTTGGATGAGCCACTTGGGATATCTACAACAACTTTTTTCGAATTGTCTGGGTCTAAGGGTTTGATGCTAGATGCTACATATCGATACGTAGAAAAGCCAAACACCCCACCAACAATTACTAATGCTAGCACGACAATAGCTACAATTCGTGTAACTATCTTGTCTTCTTTTCGACGTTGAGATTTTCGTAAATTCTCTTCTTTTCGATCCACTACATCTGCCTTCTTCCCATCTGGATTTGAAGAATGAAACGTTTCTTCTGCTTTATTATTTTTGTTATTTTCTCCAAGGAATTCCGATTCATTCGAGTGTTGTTCTCGTTTCAAAACAACGCCTCCTTACTTTCTGTTTCTAACTTGTATCATTATACACGAAAGTAAGGAGAAGGGGAATGATTTTGAAAAATGATTTGCACTATAGTACAATTTTTTAATTGTTTCTAAATAAACTTTCCCAAACTTTCATTGATTTCTTTTCTTTTTCCTCAAAATCAAACGACACAACCTTACTACCTTCTATCAAATATTTCTGCATGCCTTTTAGTAATCCGTCAGTTGAATTCTCTACAATAATCGCTTTTTCTCTATCTCCTAAAACATCTAATGTTTCTGGAATATTCGTCATAATAACTGGAGTTTTTACAGCTAAAGCTTCAAAAACCACCATTCCTAACCCCTCATATCTACTACTGAAAACAAATGCATTCGCTTTTTTCACTAAATTATATGGTTGAACCAAGTTTTCTAAAAGATATATTTGTTTTTTGACAGAGCTACTATTGATTTGTTCGGTTATCGCCTCTTTTTCAGGACCATATGAACAAATTAATACTAAACGTGTGTGAGGATTATTGAGCTGTTCAAAAGCTGAAATCAAACGATCATAGCCTTTTTGTTTTGAAAATCGACCAACACTCACAAAAACGGTTATCTCTGAATGATTGAAATCCTGCAACAATTCGTTAGGGATTGTTTGATCCAATGGTTTTTGTGCTATTTTTTGTATCAACGATGGATTTATTAAAACTTCCATCACTAGGGTATTCGCAGTTGGAGTAAGCGATAAAATCTTTGTTTCAATCGGTCGAGAGACACAAACAACATGGTCAGCTTGTTTATATGCTTCAAAAATAATCTTGGGCTTTAAGCTTGGATTAATTTTAAATTCTTTTTCCATATCCGTATGAACAAAAATAGTGGTCTTAATCCCTAATTTTTTCAGCGCCCATACCCATACAGCATATGAACGATCATAGCCTGGATAATGGATAAAATGTGTCACTTGTAAATTAGGAAAAGTTCGTTCAAAATCTCTCCGATACATACAAGCAACGCTTTCTTTATTTGCTGGTAATTGCTGCATATATAACGATGTATGCAGCATTTCAGCCAATGTGCACTGAACTTTTCCTGTCTGAATAAAGGTGTACATCTCTTTTGGTAAATTTTGAATTTTATATTCTAATTCAGATGGAATCATTCCCTCTTGCCAAATTAAAATATAATTACGCAAGGATAAATCTGCTTCATCTAAAATATTTAACAAAGAAGAAGTTATCCCATTATCATTTAGTTGATATGCATAAATCAACACATTTTCTCGTCCATTCCAATTTGAATACGCATAGATAGATGGGTGCAACTTATTTTGAAATAAATAATCTAAAACAATTTTTGTTCCTTCTTTATCATCTAAAGAGGTATAGTTTTTATGAACTATTTCATAATTTGTCACAGACTGGTTTTCAAGTAGAGACGCCAATTTTTCGGCATTCGTTACCTTTGTAAACGGCAACTCATCTAACGAAAGATACATTCCTCTTTCCTTTAGATATTCCTTTTCATCAAATGTCCATAAAATAATTGGGCGATTTGTAATTGCAAAATCAAACATAATAGACGAATAATCGGTAATTAATTTCTCGACAGTTTGTAAAAAATCATATAGTTCTTCATTTTCGGGATAAAGCTTCAAATGACAGTAATTTTGCTCTGAAAAATTTAATAAAGACGCTTCATATGGATGTAGTTTGACATATACCTCCGTATTTTCCGATAATAATTGGTCTAATTTTGCAAGTTCTTGTAACATTTTCTGTGAGACATGAATGTTCGAAACATCTTTGCCTCGCCACGTTGGCATGTAAAGATATCGTCCTTTCACAACACGATTTTCAAATAAGGAACTATTTCGAGGTGATGGGGCAACAACAATTTGGTTGTGCGTAATATCTTTAATTCCAAAATCTGCTATTAATTTTTCTTTAGTAAAATCATTACTGACAAAAATTTTATCGGCAGCTGCTAAATTTCTTTGAATATTTCCATATCCTTGTAGCTGTGTCGATTTACCTAAATACTTCAAGGGTGTCCCATGCCAAAAAATAAAGTATTTTTGCTCGGATCTTTTGTGGAAAAACTCCCAAAAAGAGGTGTCATTTATCAAATATTCACAAGTAGCCAACAAACGTAAATATTCCGCACTCATGTGTTCAACGATTTTGCCCGTAAAACACTCTGGTGATATTCTATTTTTTCTTAAGACAAGATATATTTTATATTCTGGATAATCAAGCATTAATTGTTTAGCTAAAGAATAAATATGTCCTGATAGTTCACGACCATGTGTACTTTCCAATAATATCGTCTTCTTTAAAATTGGTTTGCTACGGCTATGTAGATAACGCAATTCATTTGGAGACATAAGATTTTTTTTAAGTTGATTGATCATTGTCAGTTCTCCTTCAAAAAAAGAGTAGAATCTTAGATAGATTATACTCTCTTTTTGTTATTTATTTCTCGTTCACTATTTTATGCCATGCACTCAAAGATTCTGATTCTTGTGTATCAAAATCATATGGAGGAAGTACAGGCGTATCCGACAGATAATTTTTCCAACCATCAATAATTCCTTCTAGTGAATTTTCCACAATGACTGCTGCAGGATTATCGATAGAACTACCTCTTATTATACCTTCTGTTGTAGCGGGAATATCTACTGTAATTACATCAGTTCCTACTGCAAGAGCTTCAAATACAACTAATCCTAGTCCTTCATACAAACTAGTAAACACAAATGCATCAGCTAGTCTCAATAAAGAGTATGGATTATCCATACCACCTAGTATTGTAATACATTCTTTTACTCCAGAATTACGAACTTGTTGGATCGTTTTCTTTTTCAATGGTCCATGGGGAGCAACAATAACTAAACGTGTGTTTGGATATTCTTTATTAATTTCTACAAATGCATCAATCAAACGGTCATGTCCTTTTTGGATATCAAAGCGTCCAATATTAATAAACACTTTAATCTCAGGATTTAATAAGTCATCCATTAATTTTAATTTACTGACACCATAGAGATATCCTAATTCATTGTAGTTAATTTTTACTAACGAAGAATGATCGATTAATCCTGTAAAAGGCATATTTATGCCTTGATTCAATTCTTCAAAATGTTCTTCTACATAAGGAAAAAGACCTTTAGTGCTTAATTTATGTTTCCTAATCGTTGGTAAAAATTTGTTAGCAGCTTTAATATTATTTTTTTTCAATTTATTAAAATCACCCATAACATCATTTACTATCTCTTCTGCATAGCCATATTGTAATGGTACACCTAAAAATGACGTGAAAATACTTTCTCTACTTAACTCTCTGATCTCTTGGTAACCTAAAAAGTTATCTAAAACAATAACATTATTTAAGTTAGGATAATTTTCTAACAAACGAACTTCTAATTCTTTATTAACAATAATTAATTGATCCACTAATTCATAGGTTCTTTTTAATGTCTTCATACTAATGTTTCTTTTAGCTTCATATTCTTCAAACATATCTGTATGATAAAAAATTGACGTTTTTATATTGGAACCAGATAAAGCACTTAACATAGCTGCCAATGACCGTTCAAAACCAGTGTAATGGATAAATTGATTAATTTCTAATCCATTGAACATACGACGAAAATCTCGACGATACATTTTGAAAATAATTTTTTCAATCCATTTTTTACCAATACTTCTACCAAACCACTCTTTATTAAGATACAAATAAGTAAGAATACCTTCAATAAAATTGTATTGGGCAATACCTGCACTAAGTACATACGGAATTTCTAACTCTTGTAATTTATACTTGTGTTCCTTTTTCACAGCTCTGTCTTTAACATACAAAATATAATTTTTTTCAGATAAATCAATTGAGTTCAATGTATTAAAAAAAGCCCGACTAATTCCGTTATCCCACAAACCGCCTGCAAAGAAAACGACATTTTCTTTTTCATTTCTTAAGCTATATTCAATAATATTTTCATTCACCTTATTTTTAAATACATAATCTAACAATTGCTTTGTACCATTAACATTGTCTGAAGCAACAAATCTATTTTTAAATAGAGTTAAATCATTGATATCTTGCATTTTAGGATAAAGCATTTCTTGATACAATTCTTCTTTAGTTTCTACTTGTGCAAAAGGATACTCATCTACATCTTCATATAACCCTCTAGACTTATAATAATCTTCCTTATCATATGTATAAAGAATGATTTGTCTATCTGTACAAGAAAAATCATACATAATTGAACTGTAATCAGTAATTAGTGTATCAACTGCTGTTAAAAATTCATATGTCTCTATCCCATCTGGATATTCTGCAATGTGTTTAAATTCAGACAAATCCATTGTCAATTTCTCAGCATCAAACGGATGTAATTTCACAAACAAACATTCATTTTGTGTCAATTGCTCATCAATATACGCTAGTGTTTCTTCTATAACTGCTGTCGAAGTCCCTGTATCTCGATATGTTGGCATATATAGATAGACTTTTTTATCATCAACATTCAATTCACTTCTCATTTGTTGACGTCTTTTTACATCAAATAAAATACTATTTCTAGGAGAGGGGCCTACAACAACTTTTGTACTACTTATATTTTCTAAATTATATCCTGTTACCATCTTTTCTTTGGTATATTCATTACTTAATACAAATAAATCTGCACTTAAAAAATTCTTTTGTACATTACCAAAACCATCTAATGCCATATCTTTACCCAAACATTTTAAAGGCGTACCGTGCCAAATATTAATATAGGTTTGCTCAGGACGTTTATTAAAGAAATCCCAGAAAGTGGTATCATTAACTAAATATTCAGCTGTTGCTAAAGCCAAAATATACTCTTTAGATAAGTAATCTACAATTTTTAAAGAATGCAGATTATGTTTTTGAAATAATTTTTCAAGTTCTTCTCTTTTATCATTCTTAATTCCAACAACAATACTCATTTCTGAAAATTGTTCTTGTAACTGTTTCGCCATATAAAAAACATGTCCACTAAAATCTCTACCATGCGTTGATTCAATCAGAATCGTGTTTTTTTCAATTGGTTTTTTTAAAAATTTTAGGTATTGGAATTCGTATTTTCGATTTAATTTTCTTTTTAAAACTTTTTTTACTCTTGGTGTAATTATTTTTGCCACAAGTTTCACTCCTAAAATATGACTAAAATTCTTTCTTACTTATTTTTTTACCTGCCACCACAAACTCTTCACAACAAAAAGCGGCAATTGAAATATTCGCCCAATTCTTTTTGGATTACTCAATGAACGATACAACCATTCCAAATGATAGTCAATAAAAATTTGGGGTGCTCTTTTAACATGCCCACTTAGTACATCAAAACTCCCACCCACATCTTGAAAAACATTTGCTTGCACTTTTTCAACATTTTTGCTTAACCATTGTTCCTGTTTAGGAAATCCTAAAGCGACAAATAAAAAATCAGTTTGTGCAGCATTTATTTTCTCGATTATTTGTTCTTCAGTCAACTTCGTATATCCATCTATTTTTCCAGTCACTATCAAATGAGGATATTCCTTGCGAATGTTTTTTATTGCATCATTTAATACATCAGGTTTTGCTCCATAAAAAAAGACTCGTTGATGATGTTCGTTAGCATACTCTAAAAATTTAACCATTAAGTCAAATCCCGCAACGCGTTCTCGAATTTTACCACCAAGTATTTTTGAAACCATAACAATTCCGATTCCATCAGGGATACGATGTGTACTATTCTCAATAAATTTGATAATTTCTGGATAGTTTTGCCCTTCTACAACTATTTGAGGATTAACACTAATGACAGTCATTTTCTCACCAGATTTACAATAGTTAGGTACATCCTCTAAAATATCTGCATAAGTTATCCTATCAACAGGAATTCCCATTATTCTTTCAGTTTTCATATTTGTTATTCACCCATTCTACTAGCTGGTTTGCGGCTTTTCCATTCACATATTCATTCCATAATTGATTGAAAGTATCTAATTTTCGATAGTTTGAATGTTGAATTTCTTGTAATAACTCTTTTTCATTTTTTACAATTCTCCCCGGTGCCCATGTAGTAAAATCTTTTTCCAATCCAACTGAGTTTTGATATTCTAATAAATCATAACAGAAAAAAATAATTTTTCCATTAGGATTAGCTAAAGAATACTCAAAAGGGACGGAAGAATAATCCGTAATCAAACAATCTACGGATGGCAATAATTCCTGTAAACTCATTCCCTTAAAATCAGTTATTATTGTTTTCTCTTTCCTTAACTCGTTTTCCAATTGTTTATCATGGGGATGAGCTTTGACAAACAATAACCACTCCGATCCAAGAGTATTGCTTATCTTTGAAAAATCTAAGGGTATTTTGGCATACTTTTCTCTATATGTAGGAACGTATAAAGCTATCTTTTTTTTTGTTAGAAATTGCGTATCAAACTTCTTTTTAGAAGTAGCAAGCCAAGTATCATCAAAGTAATAATCTGTAGGTAAATAACCAAAAGGTAAGCTAACAATAGGTTGTTGATAATTATTTGCAAAAACTTCGGACATTTTTTCTGAACTAACAACATAATGCGTAAATTTTTGATAGACATCTAAATAACGCTTCTGATCTTTTGAAGAGACATTTTTTGTATAATTAGCACTTAAGCCAAATGATTTTATTGCACCATTTGCATGCCATAATTGAACTACCACAGTCTCGCTAGATAACCTCACTCCTGCTAAAAAAGCATAGTAATTATCACATAAAATAACCTTACTTCCTACAATTATGGGCACCACATCTTTCAGCAACGTAGGAAAATGATCAATATTATAAATTGTACATCCTTTATTTTTATATTGCTGAGCTAATTCTAAACCATCTTTTGTATAACAAATAAGTAATTTATTTCCAAATTTTTCATATAATTTTTTCAAAACATAGCTACTTGTAGATGGAAAACTCAACAGATATACAATCTTTTGATGTGGTAGTTTAGTTTTATCAGCACTTTTTTTTACAAGCTTTAAATAAATATCTTTGCTTAACGAAGTTATTACTCTCATCAATTATCTCCCATCCTATATAATCATTGTTTATTTTAACTGAAAGCTTATAAAAAGAAAACATATATATATCTTACAAAAATAGATAGCATAAATTTCAGAAGGTAACTACGGTCTGTATCATAGTAAAGCTTTTTTCACTAGCTTTGAGAGAAAACAAAAATAGAATGAAACGTATCTATTTTAGATTTTCCCATTCTATTTTTCTTTAATTTGATATTATAAATAATCAGTTCTCCTATAAAATAATCTAATAGAGAGTCCTATAAAAACAATCCAAGAAACCACAGATACAATAAATAAATAAGAAAATAAAGGTGACGATTTATAACTAACGATTAATACATTACTCCCTTTTTTGCTATCAATTATCAAAGCACCTATATTATTTGTTACAATATTTTTTTTGTCTAGTAGTTTACCATTTAAATAAAGTTGTGTTCGATGATAGACAAATATGGGTAAGGTTTGCTGTTCAATATTATCAGACTGCCATTTAAGAATTAATTTTTTATTTTCAACTGATTTTTCTATTCTTGAATTTAAATTATTATCAAGTATTGTTTGACGATATTCTTGATAGGGATGAAAGTTAGCATCCGTAATCAATTTTTTGTTTTTTAATGGAACATAGTCTGGAGTAGGTTTCACAAATAACTTTAGAGGTGCGTCCAGAGATGCTTTCGGACTAAAACTATTTTTTAATACACTTGAATCTTTTTCCATAAGAATAGTTGTCCTGTCCATAGATATGACAGTTTCCGAATTCCAAGTAGACAAACGATTTTCTGTAGCAATAATATGCTGAGTTACTCCACCTGTAACAATCATTATCAACAATATATACATAACATTTGTATATATTTTTTTCTTATGATAGATTAATTGCTCTATAGAAAGACCTAAACCTAACACAATAAAAACAATTGCTACTACTAAAAAACGAGATGGAAATTGGAGAATTGAAATCCCTGGAACTTTTTCTAGTATTTCATTCCATGGAAATACTTTTGTAGCCATCAAAAAAAATAGTAATCCAAAAATTGTTGCTAAGCGATTTATTAAATTGACTCGCAAATATAACACAAAAAGAAATTGTAATATAAATAACAGAAATACAATAATTGTAATATGTGCAGGTAATTTGAATAAGCTCACTTGTAACGCCGAGGAATCAAAATCATAGCTTAAAAATGGTGGATTCATAACATTTTCGAAGTTTAATTCTATTAATGGATACCATACATTTGCAGTCATAGCAATTGTAATAATAGCCGCTATAATCACTGACTTCATCAAATTGAGTTTATTTGAAGATATCCACACACCTATTAAAAAAAATACCCCTAATATAACAATTAAAAATAAGCTCGTTAGTATATGAATTTGTATAGAGAGCGTTACTACAAAAGCTAATAAAAAAGTAAGTTTCCAGGAAACATCTTTTTTCAAAAAATTAGTAGCTACTAAAATACCAATAGGCAGTATGACTGCCCCCCAAGTATTAAAAGTTTGATTAAACAACCACCCCTGAACAATATTGAAAGTAGTATAAACAATAGCCAATAAAATACTTACTAAGCTACGAACTTCATTTTTCTTGAGTAAGAAAAACATCGATACAGCTGAAAAAAAAGTAATGAGAAAATTAGTAAATAGTTGATACTTGAACCAGGATCCACAAATTAAAAGTAATAGTCCATTAAAATAAGCAAACATAGGACCATATACTGCATTAATAATTCTACCCGATTGAGAGAATCCATACATTGAAATAAAGTATTGGAAATTCCCTTCTTTTATCTGTTGAGCAGCATCATAAAAGCGATTGTAGTGAAATATCCAATCATACCCTAAATATAAATTTTTATTTTGTATCTGAACGAATTGTAAACATAAAGATACAATAACTAAAATTAAAATAGATACAAAAGTTGGATTTAGTACACCCTTGGTAGTTCTTTTTATCATATTGATATTAGCCTCCGCATTAATGACTATAAATTTTAGTTTTATAAAAAAAGCTTATTACTTTAATCTGTCATATATTTGTTTAGATAACTGGGAAATAACTTCATAACCCACACCATTTTCTGTCATTACAACTAGTATATATGGTTGTTCTGCATAAATAATTGCTGCATCGTGTGCAAGTGAGTTTAAATCACCAATTTTATGAGCTACTTGAACAGGTATATATTTAGGAATACGTTGTTGATCATATACAGTATTTGATAAATCTGTAATTAGTTTTCCACCTTGATGATAAATCGCTTGCATCATAAATGCATTATCTTTTGCACTAACATAAAAAGGATTTGTCCAATTACGTTTCATAATGGCACTAATCTCTTGTTTCATCGTTGTATCATATTTATTTGCACCATAATATCCTAAAAAATTAGCTCCCTGATTATCAGAATACTTAGCAGTCCAGTTCATGATAGTATTTAACGAATATTTCTTACCAAAAGATTGACCTTGTAAAATCCCTGCTCCACCACGCATATAAGAATTTGACATAGTATTGATGGAATCTGTGTAAAGATACAATGTTTCTCCATTTAATTTTTTATCACTAATCATTTTTTGTGTATAGTATAACGCTGGTAATTTCCCCGTACTTGCTGCATGAAAAATTTTACTTCCATGTTTTTGAGCAACAGATCCATCTATTAAGCTCATTACATAAATGCCATAATTAGCTGAATAGTATTGTTGATCTAATAATTGTTGAACTTCTGCCATTTTTTCTTTAACTTCAGGTCCTAATTTCGTACCGGTTTCGTTAATATAGCCAATCCAATGGCCGTTGTTTTCATATAAACTTAAGTATCGCGCCCCATTAAAATGATCGTAGTAACCACGAGCTAACACTGTTTTCCGTTGGTACTTTGAGGAATGACTTCGTTTTTGCCAATCAAAATTTTGCCAAATATCGTAATTGCCAGATTGAATCGTGACGTATTTGTTGTATGCATGATACTTGCCCCCGCCACCGTTGCTTGATAATTTGGTCGCTGTGGCATTGATGTAGCCCACCCATTTGCCATTTTTATCATATATGGTCAAGTAACGAGTCCCATTGAAATGATCGTAATAGCCACGTGCTTGTAGCAATTGCCCGTGATAATTGGCGGAATGACTCCGCTTTTGCCAATCAAAATTTTGCCAAATATCATAATTGGGTGACTGAATGGTGACATATTTGTTGTAGGCATGGTACTTGCCCCCGCCACCGTTGCTTGATAATTTGGTCGCTGTGGCATTGATGTAGCCTATCCATTTGCCATTTTTATCATATATGGTCAAGTAACGAGTCCCATTGAAATGGTCGTAATAGCCACGAGCTTGTAGCAATTGCCCTTGATAATTGGCGGAATGACTGCGTTTTTGCCAATCAAAGTTTTGCCAAATATCATAATTACCGGATTGAATGGTGACATATTTATTGTAGGCATGGTACTTGCCCCCGCCACCATTGCTTGATAATTTGGTGGCCGCCACATCAAGATAACCCACCCATTTACCAGCTTGATCATACAAGGTTAAATAGCGTGTGCCATTGAAATGGTCGTAATAGCCACGAGCTTGTAGCAATTGCCCTTGATAATTGGCGGAATGACTACGTTTTTGCCAGTTGAAATTTTGCCAAATATCGTAATTACCAGATTGAATAGTCACATATTTATTATATTTTTTATATTCTCCATAGGCATTATTCGTTCCTTCTACATCATTCGCTTTCACATAACCTAATAAATCTCCTGTATTGGTTTCTAATAAATAATAAAGCGTTTGATTGGAATCTCTACGCAATGAATTGATTTTTAGCGTTTGATTTAGCAAATTCTGTGTATTCCCTATAGAACTAACTTCTTGATTGTCAAGTTGCCAAAGAGGGACATTTTTCTTAATCATTGCATAATTGAACTCCTGGAAATCAGTTATTTTTTCATCTTCAATAACTAATTGATTGATAAAATCCTGATGATAATCAGAAGAGATATCAAATATTCCTGGAACATTTGGAAATGTCATCTGTGAAGACCATTGCCATGCTCCATATTCTGTATATCTTTGCGTAGT
This window encodes:
- the mltG gene encoding endolytic transglycosylase MltG; the encoded protein is MKREQHSNESEFLGENNKNNKAEETFHSSNPDGKKADVVDRKEENLRKSQRRKEDKIVTRIVAIVVLALVIVGGVFGFSTYRYVASSIKPLDPDNSKKVVVDIPSGSSNKMIGQILEDEKVIKSGMVFNYYTKFNNLTGFQAGKYQLSPDMTLDEIGELLQNGGLAADQADARLTIPEGYDIDQIGDTIEKHTGLKKKDFIALMKDEKFFDELLEQFPDLLTDASKSEGVRYRLEGYLFPATYDFYKGTSLETLVTEMVSATNNVLAEYYEQIENAGLNVHEVLTIASLVEKEGVTEDDRKKIAQVFFNRLEVGMPLQSDISILYALGVHKEMVLYEDLEVDSPYNLYKNTGYGPGPFDNPSEQAIKAVLEPTPNNYYYFVADLETGKVYYAENLDEHNKLVDEYVNKTNKTD
- a CDS encoding glycosyltransferase translates to MINQLKKNLMSPNELRYLHSRSKPILKKTILLESTHGRELSGHIYSLAKQLMLDYPEYKIYLVLRKNRISPECFTGKIVEHMSAEYLRLLATCEYLINDTSFWEFFHKRSEQKYFIFWHGTPLKYLGKSTQLQGYGNIQRNLAAADKIFVSNDFTKEKLIADFGIKDITHNQIVVAPSPRNSSLFENRVVKGRYLYMPTWRGKDVSNIHVSQKMLQELAKLDQLLSENTEVYVKLHPYEASLLNFSEQNYCHLKLYPENEELYDFLQTVEKLITDYSSIMFDFAITNRPIILWTFDEKEYLKERGMYLSLDELPFTKVTNAEKLASLLENQSVTNYEIVHKNYTSLDDKEGTKIVLDYLFQNKLHPSIYAYSNWNGRENVLIYAYQLNDNGITSSLLNILDEADLSLRNYILIWQEGMIPSELEYKIQNLPKEMYTFIQTGKVQCTLAEMLHTSLYMQQLPANKESVACMYRRDFERTFPNLQVTHFIHYPGYDRSYAVWVWALKKLGIKTTIFVHTDMEKEFKINPSLKPKIIFEAYKQADHVVCVSRPIETKILSLTPTANTLVMEVLINPSLIQKIAQKPLDQTIPNELLQDFNHSEITVFVSVGRFSKQKGYDRLISAFEQLNNPHTRLVLICSYGPEKEAITEQINSSSVKKQIYLLENLVQPYNLVKKANAFVFSSRYEGLGMVVFEALAVKTPVIMTNIPETLDVLGDREKAIIVENSTDGLLKGMQKYLIEGSKVVSFDFEEKEKKSMKVWESLFRNN
- a CDS encoding CDP-glycerol glycerophosphotransferase family protein, which gives rise to MAKIITPRVKKVLKRKLNRKYEFQYLKFLKKPIEKNTILIESTHGRDFSGHVFYMAKQLQEQFSEMSIVVGIKNDKREELEKLFQKHNLHSLKIVDYLSKEYILALATAEYLVNDTTFWDFFNKRPEQTYINIWHGTPLKCLGKDMALDGFGNVQKNFLSADLFVLSNEYTKEKMVTGYNLENISSTKVVVGPSPRNSILFDVKRRQQMRSELNVDDKKVYLYMPTYRDTGTSTAVIEETLAYIDEQLTQNECLFVKLHPFDAEKLTMDLSEFKHIAEYPDGIETYEFLTAVDTLITDYSSIMYDFSCTDRQIILYTYDKEDYYKSRGLYEDVDEYPFAQVETKEELYQEMLYPKMQDINDLTLFKNRFVASDNVNGTKQLLDYVFKNKVNENIIEYSLRNEKENVVFFAGGLWDNGISRAFFNTLNSIDLSEKNYILYVKDRAVKKEHKYKLQELEIPYVLSAGIAQYNFIEGILTYLYLNKEWFGRSIGKKWIEKIIFKMYRRDFRRMFNGLEINQFIHYTGFERSLAAMLSALSGSNIKTSIFYHTDMFEEYEAKRNISMKTLKRTYELVDQLIIVNKELEVRLLENYPNLNNVIVLDNFLGYQEIRELSRESIFTSFLGVPLQYGYAEEIVNDVMGDFNKLKKNNIKAANKFLPTIRKHKLSTKGLFPYVEEHFEELNQGINMPFTGLIDHSSLVKINYNELGYLYGVSKLKLMDDLLNPEIKVFINIGRFDIQKGHDRLIDAFVEINKEYPNTRLVIVAPHGPLKKKTIQQVRNSGVKECITILGGMDNPYSLLRLADAFVFTSLYEGLGLVVFEALAVGTDVITVDIPATTEGIIRGSSIDNPAAVIVENSLEGIIDGWKNYLSDTPVLPPYDFDTQESESLSAWHKIVNEK
- a CDS encoding WecB/TagA/CpsF family glycosyltransferase gives rise to the protein MKTERIMGIPVDRITYADILEDVPNYCKSGEKMTVISVNPQIVVEGQNYPEIIKFIENSTHRIPDGIGIVMVSKILGGKIRERVAGFDLMVKFLEYANEHHQRVFFYGAKPDVLNDAIKNIRKEYPHLIVTGKIDGYTKLTEEQIIEKINAAQTDFLFVALGFPKQEQWLSKNVEKVQANVFQDVGGSFDVLSGHVKRAPQIFIDYHLEWLYRSLSNPKRIGRIFQLPLFVVKSLWWQVKK
- a CDS encoding CDP-glycerol glycerophosphotransferase family protein, which translates into the protein MRVITSLSKDIYLKLVKKSADKTKLPHQKIVYLLSFPSTSSYVLKKLYEKFGNKLLICYTKDGLELAQQYKNKGCTIYNIDHFPTLLKDVVPIIVGSKVILCDNYYAFLAGVRLSSETVVVQLWHANGAIKSFGLSANYTKNVSSKDQKRYLDVYQKFTHYVVSSEKMSEVFANNYQQPIVSLPFGYLPTDYYFDDTWLATSKKKFDTQFLTKKKIALYVPTYREKYAKIPLDFSKISNTLGSEWLLFVKAHPHDKQLENELRKEKTIITDFKGMSLQELLPSVDCLITDYSSVPFEYSLANPNGKIIFFCYDLLEYQNSVGLEKDFTTWAPGRIVKNEKELLQEIQHSNYRKLDTFNQLWNEYVNGKAANQLVEWVNNKYEN